A section of the Ruania halotolerans genome encodes:
- a CDS encoding general stress protein yields MPAMSPTDPRAGNQPRGVEIATYSSYLEAQRAVDYLADQEFTVNAVTIVGKDLTMVERITGRRTYPNVALRGAASGAYFGFFIGILLLLFGGDLAQTLLPALLIGAGAGMLFAVIAYAMSGGKRDFTSTSQVVAGSFAILCLEENAHEARRVLGGLGSEGQGAGGPSQDEAQPQTPRPPEDAPTQQPTPTHQPTPTHQPPPPVQQPPNQGPPPS; encoded by the coding sequence CAGCCGCGCGGTGTGGAGATTGCCACCTATTCCAGTTACCTCGAGGCGCAGCGCGCGGTCGATTACCTGGCCGATCAGGAATTCACTGTCAACGCGGTCACCATCGTGGGCAAGGACCTGACGATGGTGGAGCGGATCACCGGCCGCCGCACCTATCCGAATGTGGCGCTGCGCGGGGCTGCCTCGGGTGCCTACTTCGGGTTCTTCATCGGCATTCTGCTGCTCCTGTTCGGCGGCGACCTGGCTCAGACACTGCTGCCCGCTCTGCTGATCGGTGCCGGTGCCGGCATGCTCTTCGCGGTGATCGCCTATGCGATGTCGGGCGGGAAGCGGGACTTCACGTCCACCTCCCAGGTGGTCGCCGGCTCCTTCGCCATCTTGTGCCTGGAAGAGAATGCGCACGAGGCGCGCCGGGTGCTTGGCGGGCTCGGCTCGGAGGGTCAGGGAGCAGGCGGCCCCAGCCAGGACGAGGCACAGCCCCAGACCCCCCGGCCGCCAGAGGATGCGCCGACCCAGCAGCCGACCCCGACCCACCAGCCGACCCCGACCCACCAGCCGCCGCCGCCAGTGCAGCAGCCGCCGAACCAGGGTCCGCCGCCGAGCTAG